From the Pseudomonas baltica genome, one window contains:
- a CDS encoding FAD-dependent monooxygenase, with protein MNIPVLIAGGGPVGMTTALELARRGVRCMVVERNDTTTRHPKMDITNARSMELFRRIGIVPQLRAAAVAPDHPFDVSWITSFAGHELQRFRYATVDQAYARIQAHNDGSQPLEAPMRVSQVEIEPVLKRAIDQAPLIDVRFGVQLVDLVQDAQGVTVTLRHRADDRVETLRCGFVVGCDGGGSQVRRCLEIGLSGQENVMQRFMTHFKSDAREVLQRWGFAWHYQSVHGTLIAQNDKDTWTLHTRFPDSALGSPDPSALIRRFTGVDIPHQVLVANAWVPHLVVADQYRKGRVLIAGDAAHQYIPTGGYGMNTGIGDACDVAWKLAAIVRGFGAEGLLHAYEVERRPVGLRNCEGSGRHNQVRVQIGKLYDERLEAPGAEGESARAQVGEQIRQIGNAENESFGIELGYIYADSPIVVPEAGAVVPLDTLAYVPTTVPGARLPSVYLANGAALYDCLSDWFTLLVFNDAEGTAEYFEQAARSRDLPFTVLRIDQPELLKVYDAPLILVRPDQHVVWRGHAIKDLAAAHRVFARALGWPTHV; from the coding sequence ATGAACATCCCTGTATTGATCGCCGGCGGCGGCCCCGTCGGCATGACCACGGCGCTTGAACTGGCGCGGCGCGGCGTGCGCTGCATGGTGGTCGAGCGCAACGACACCACCACCCGCCACCCGAAAATGGACATCACCAACGCCCGCAGCATGGAGCTGTTCCGGCGCATCGGCATCGTCCCGCAACTGCGCGCCGCGGCCGTGGCGCCCGATCATCCGTTCGATGTGTCGTGGATCACCTCGTTTGCCGGTCACGAGCTGCAGCGCTTTCGCTACGCCACGGTGGACCAGGCCTACGCGCGCATCCAGGCGCACAACGACGGCAGTCAGCCTCTCGAAGCACCGATGCGGGTTTCGCAGGTCGAGATCGAGCCGGTGCTCAAGCGTGCGATCGACCAAGCGCCGCTGATCGATGTGCGCTTCGGCGTGCAACTGGTCGACCTGGTGCAAGACGCGCAAGGCGTGACGGTGACCTTGCGCCACCGCGCCGATGACCGCGTCGAGACGCTTCGCTGTGGGTTTGTGGTGGGTTGTGACGGCGGTGGCAGTCAGGTCCGCCGGTGCCTGGAGATCGGTCTCTCGGGCCAGGAAAACGTCATGCAGCGCTTCATGACCCACTTCAAGTCCGATGCCCGCGAAGTGCTGCAGCGCTGGGGCTTCGCCTGGCACTACCAGTCGGTCCACGGCACCCTGATCGCGCAGAACGACAAGGACACCTGGACCCTGCACACGCGCTTCCCGGACAGCGCCCTGGGCAGCCCCGATCCGTCGGCGCTGATTCGCCGATTTACCGGCGTCGACATCCCCCATCAGGTGCTGGTGGCCAATGCCTGGGTGCCGCATCTGGTGGTGGCCGACCAGTACCGCAAAGGCCGGGTGCTGATCGCCGGCGATGCCGCGCATCAGTACATTCCCACGGGCGGCTATGGCATGAACACCGGAATCGGCGACGCGTGTGACGTGGCCTGGAAACTCGCCGCCATCGTCCGCGGCTTTGGTGCCGAGGGCCTGCTGCACGCCTACGAGGTCGAACGACGCCCGGTAGGGCTGCGCAATTGCGAAGGCTCCGGGCGCCATAACCAGGTGCGGGTGCAGATCGGCAAGCTCTATGACGAGCGGCTCGAGGCCCCCGGTGCCGAGGGTGAAAGCGCGCGGGCACAGGTAGGCGAGCAGATCCGCCAGATCGGCAATGCCGAGAACGAAAGCTTCGGTATCGAGCTGGGCTATATCTACGCCGACTCGCCGATCGTGGTGCCCGAGGCGGGCGCGGTGGTGCCGCTCGATACCCTCGCCTACGTACCCACCACCGTCCCGGGCGCACGGCTGCCCAGTGTTTATCTGGCCAACGGCGCCGCCTTGTACGACTGCCTGAGCGACTGGTTCACCTTGCTGGTGTTCAACGATGCCGAAGGCACCGCCGAGTACTTCGAGCAGGCAGCGCGCAGCCGCGATCTGCCGTTCACGGTGCTGCGTATCGACCAGCCAGAGTTGCTGAAGGTCTATGACGCGCCGTTGATTCTGGTGCGCCCCGATCAGCATGTGGTCTGGCGTGGGCATGCGATCAAGGATCTGGCAGCCGCGCATCGGGTCTTCGCCCGGGCGCTCGGCTGGCCCACCCACGTTTGA
- a CDS encoding fumarylacetoacetate hydrolase family protein encodes MRIASVTINGRATYGVVEQDAIKVASAATLEQHPDLRSAIAAVGVAELPSLLSDSHALSEVTYLPVIPNPDKIFCIGINYASHIAETGRPLPEKPVVFMRYANSQVAAGQPIIRPLESEQLDYEGELAVVIGRAGRRIAASEALNHVAGYACYNDGSVRDFQRHSSQFGPGKNFPSTGGFGPWMVSTDEIADPAALTLQTRLNGQVMQEAPISDLVFDVQALIAYCSTFTELVPGDVIVTGTTGGVGLFRDPPVFMKDGDVVEVEISGIGTLVNPVRAER; translated from the coding sequence ATGAGAATTGCCAGTGTGACAATCAACGGCCGGGCGACCTACGGCGTGGTCGAGCAGGACGCGATCAAGGTCGCCAGTGCCGCGACCCTGGAGCAGCACCCTGATCTGCGCAGTGCCATCGCCGCCGTGGGCGTGGCCGAGCTGCCATCGCTGTTGAGCGACAGCCATGCGTTGAGCGAGGTAACCTACCTGCCGGTCATCCCCAACCCCGACAAGATCTTCTGCATCGGCATCAACTACGCCTCGCACATCGCCGAAACCGGTCGGCCGCTGCCGGAAAAGCCGGTGGTGTTCATGCGCTATGCCAATTCCCAAGTGGCGGCGGGGCAGCCGATCATTCGCCCGCTCGAATCCGAACAGCTCGATTACGAAGGCGAGCTGGCGGTGGTCATCGGCCGCGCCGGGCGGCGCATTGCGGCCAGCGAGGCGCTGAACCATGTGGCCGGTTATGCCTGTTACAACGACGGCAGCGTGCGGGATTTTCAGCGTCACTCCTCGCAGTTCGGGCCGGGCAAGAACTTCCCCAGCACCGGCGGCTTCGGCCCTTGGATGGTGAGCACTGACGAGATCGCGGACCCGGCTGCGCTGACCTTGCAGACACGTCTCAATGGCCAGGTCATGCAGGAAGCGCCCATCAGCGACCTGGTGTTCGACGTTCAGGCGCTGATCGCGTATTGCTCGACCTTCACCGAGCTGGTCCCAGGCGATGTGATTGTCACCGGCACCACCGGGGGCGTCGGGCTGTTCCGTGATCCGCCGGTGTTCATGAAGGACGGCGACGTGGTCGAGGTCGAGATCTCCGGCATCGGCACCTTGGTCAACCCTGTGCGCGCCGAGCGCTGA
- a CDS encoding YciI family protein — translation MPFAIYTKDRPGAQAVRAEHRAAHYQYLQAHCAQLIASGGLQDEAGEVMIGGLIIIDLDTRAEVDRFVAGDPFTQAGLFEQLDVVPWKMAFFNGVRVAS, via the coding sequence ATGCCGTTTGCCATTTACACCAAGGACAGGCCCGGTGCGCAGGCCGTGCGGGCCGAGCACCGGGCGGCGCACTACCAATACCTGCAGGCCCATTGCGCGCAACTGATCGCCAGCGGCGGCCTGCAGGACGAGGCAGGGGAGGTGATGATCGGCGGCTTGATCATCATCGACCTCGACACCCGCGCCGAAGTCGATCGCTTCGTCGCAGGCGACCCCTTCACCCAGGCCGGCCTGTTCGAACAGCTCGACGTGGTGCCCTGGAAAATGGCCTTCTTCAACGGCGTGCGGGTGGCCTCCTGA
- a CDS encoding amidohydrolase family protein, with protein sequence MTAASYPIFDADRHFYEPPEAFLRHLPKKFKSQFQYVEVNGRTKLAVGGVLTDYIPNPTFEVVAAPGSHEAWYRADNPEGLTLREMAGKPVPSQAAFHNGAAHLAVMESQGVHGGLIIPTLASVIEARLHNQPEAIAALFHALNCWFEEEVGFAYENRLFPVPMINLADVDTAVAELEYLLSAGARVVGIRPAPVPGIYGTRSMGFKEFDPFWARIDESKIFVAMHVSDSGYDQIARWWTAGARNSDEFRPFEKEPFGELLDWMGRPIADSLSAVICHGVFDRFPNVRIASLENGSAWLEPLLKRMENIYHKMPKSFTRNPVETFREHIYISPFYEDPVEKLGELIGFDRILFGSDWPHPEGMATPMDFFKDISNVNEANTQRIMSTNLQDLLTGVR encoded by the coding sequence ATGACAGCTGCCAGCTACCCGATCTTCGATGCCGATCGGCACTTCTACGAACCGCCGGAAGCCTTTCTGCGTCACCTGCCGAAAAAATTCAAAAGCCAGTTCCAGTATGTCGAGGTCAACGGTCGCACCAAGCTGGCGGTCGGCGGCGTGCTCACCGATTACATCCCCAATCCGACCTTCGAAGTCGTGGCGGCGCCGGGCTCGCACGAAGCCTGGTATCGCGCCGACAACCCCGAGGGCCTGACCTTGCGCGAGATGGCCGGCAAGCCGGTGCCCTCCCAGGCGGCCTTCCACAACGGCGCGGCGCATCTGGCGGTCATGGAGTCCCAGGGTGTACACGGCGGCTTGATCATCCCGACCCTGGCATCGGTCATCGAGGCACGCCTGCACAACCAGCCCGAGGCCATCGCGGCGCTGTTTCATGCCCTCAATTGCTGGTTCGAGGAAGAAGTCGGCTTCGCCTATGAAAACCGCCTGTTCCCGGTGCCGATGATCAATCTGGCGGATGTCGATACCGCCGTGGCCGAACTTGAATACCTGCTCAGCGCAGGCGCCAGGGTGGTGGGCATTCGCCCGGCGCCGGTGCCCGGTATTTATGGCACTCGCTCCATGGGCTTCAAGGAGTTCGACCCCTTCTGGGCGCGCATCGACGAGAGCAAGATCTTCGTCGCCATGCATGTGTCCGACTCGGGCTACGATCAGATTGCCCGTTGGTGGACGGCGGGTGCCCGCAACAGCGACGAGTTCCGCCCGTTCGAGAAGGAGCCGTTCGGCGAGCTGCTCGACTGGATGGGCCGCCCGATCGCCGACTCGTTGTCGGCCGTCATTTGCCACGGCGTGTTCGACCGGTTCCCGAATGTGCGCATCGCCTCGCTGGAAAACGGCTCGGCGTGGCTCGAACCGCTGCTCAAACGCATGGAAAACATCTACCACAAGATGCCCAAGAGCTTTACCCGCAACCCGGTGGAGACCTTCCGCGAACACATCTACATCTCGCCGTTCTACGAGGACCCAGTGGAAAAGCTCGGCGAGCTGATCGGCTTCGACCGCATCCTGTTCGGCAGCGACTGGCCGCACCCCGAAGGCATGGCCACGCCGATGGATTTTTTCAAGGACATCAGCAACGTCAACGAAGCCAACACCCAACGCATCATGAGCACCAACCTGCAGGACCTGCTGACCGGCGTACGCTGA
- a CDS encoding SDR family NAD(P)-dependent oxidoreductase, protein MALLKGKVALITGAGRGLGAAYARLLAEEGAAVVINDIGKDAHGRFLADNVAAQIIAAGGKAAAHTADISEVAGGQSLLDTALEAFGAVDILINNAGILRDKSLLKLEEADWDLVLKVNLKSVYAVTRPAFTWMKENGRGGVIVNTSSVSALAGNFGQSNYGASKGGVWAFSNVLTEEGRKYGIRVWTLAPAALSALTEGLMSDELNALLAPEHVAPAVLYMVSELSGQRTGHCLFASGQGIRELKLVAAEGIPGRGKDASLDAYTLAAQQARIFRPEAALTVMDFSQ, encoded by the coding sequence ATGGCATTGCTGAAAGGAAAAGTGGCACTGATCACCGGCGCCGGGCGTGGCCTGGGCGCCGCCTACGCCAGGCTGCTGGCTGAAGAAGGCGCAGCGGTGGTCATCAACGATATCGGCAAGGACGCCCACGGGCGCTTTCTGGCCGACAACGTCGCGGCCCAGATCATCGCGGCCGGCGGCAAGGCGGCGGCGCACACCGCGGACATTTCCGAGGTCGCCGGGGGCCAGTCGCTGCTGGACACCGCTCTGGAGGCTTTCGGCGCCGTCGATATCCTCATCAACAACGCCGGCATTCTGCGCGACAAGTCACTGCTCAAGCTTGAAGAAGCCGATTGGGATCTGGTCCTCAAGGTCAATCTCAAGAGCGTCTACGCGGTGACCCGGCCGGCCTTCACCTGGATGAAAGAGAACGGCCGCGGCGGCGTGATCGTCAACACCTCGTCGGTGTCGGCGCTGGCAGGCAATTTCGGGCAGAGCAACTACGGCGCGTCCAAGGGCGGCGTCTGGGCGTTTTCCAACGTGCTCACCGAAGAAGGCCGCAAGTACGGCATTCGCGTGTGGACCCTGGCGCCAGCAGCGCTCTCGGCCCTGACCGAAGGGCTGATGAGCGATGAGCTCAATGCCCTGCTGGCCCCCGAACACGTGGCCCCCGCGGTGCTGTACATGGTCAGCGAGCTGTCGGGACAGCGTACCGGCCATTGCCTGTTCGCCTCGGGTCAGGGCATCCGCGAATTGAAGCTGGTCGCAGCCGAGGGCATCCCCGGGCGCGGCAAGGACGCCAGCCTCGACGCCTACACCCTGGCGGCGCAGCAAGCGCGCATCTTCCGCCCGGAAGCCGCGTTGACGGTGATGGATTTCAGCCAGTAG
- a CDS encoding lipid-transfer protein — protein sequence MSNKALIAGVGMVKFAKPGKNEMYDVMGAKAALAALEDAGVPYSAVQQAFVGYVYGNTCSGQTALYSVGMTHIPIINVNNACASGSSAIYLARQAVLSGQVEVALALGFEQMSAGALAVDDDRTPITWRLDAAVQSICGWDDNAPQAPQYFGSAGNEYLKRHGGTPELFAQVSVKARSHALRNPYALFSEPLTLEQVMTSTPIFGPLTKLMCCPPTCGAAATLIVSEAYARKHGLGQLVEIAGMGLATDGPGSFDSGSLINVVGDQMGRIAAREAYEQAGIGPEDAQLVELHDCFAPNEIISYETLGLCPEGGAAKFMADGDNTYGGRIVTNPSGGLLSKGHPLGATGPAQIAELTWHLRGRAGARQVPNARVGIQHNVGLGGAGVVTVLKRA from the coding sequence ATGAGCAACAAAGCATTGATCGCCGGCGTCGGCATGGTGAAATTCGCCAAGCCCGGCAAGAACGAAATGTATGACGTGATGGGTGCCAAGGCAGCATTGGCCGCCCTGGAAGACGCCGGTGTGCCATACTCGGCGGTCCAGCAGGCGTTCGTCGGTTACGTCTACGGCAACACCTGTTCGGGGCAGACCGCGCTGTACTCGGTCGGCATGACCCATATCCCCATCATCAACGTCAACAATGCCTGCGCCTCGGGCTCGAGCGCGATCTACCTGGCGCGCCAGGCGGTGCTCAGTGGCCAGGTCGAGGTCGCCCTGGCGCTGGGGTTCGAGCAGATGTCGGCGGGGGCACTGGCGGTCGACGACGACCGCACCCCGATCACCTGGCGGCTCGACGCTGCGGTGCAGTCCATCTGTGGCTGGGATGACAACGCGCCCCAGGCGCCGCAGTATTTCGGCAGCGCGGGCAACGAATACCTCAAACGTCATGGCGGTACGCCCGAGCTGTTCGCGCAGGTGTCGGTGAAGGCGCGCAGCCACGCGTTGCGCAACCCCTATGCGCTGTTCAGCGAGCCGTTGACGCTTGAGCAAGTCATGACCTCGACGCCGATCTTCGGCCCCCTGACCAAGCTCATGTGCTGCCCACCCACCTGCGGCGCCGCCGCGACCCTGATCGTGTCAGAGGCCTATGCGCGCAAGCATGGCCTGGGCCAACTGGTGGAAATTGCCGGCATGGGCCTGGCCACCGACGGCCCCGGCAGCTTTGATTCCGGCAGCCTGATCAACGTGGTCGGCGACCAGATGGGCCGGATCGCCGCCCGCGAGGCCTACGAGCAAGCCGGCATCGGCCCCGAGGACGCACAGCTGGTGGAGCTGCACGACTGCTTCGCCCCCAACGAAATCATCAGCTACGAAACCTTGGGCCTGTGTCCCGAAGGCGGCGCGGCGAAGTTCATGGCCGACGGTGACAACACCTATGGCGGGCGCATCGTCACCAACCCGTCCGGCGGCCTGTTGTCCAAGGGCCATCCGCTGGGGGCCACAGGGCCGGCCCAGATCGCCGAATTGACCTGGCATCTGCGCGGCAGGGCCGGGGCGCGCCAGGTACCGAACGCGCGCGTCGGCATTCAGCACAACGTCGGCCTGGGTGGCGCCGGCGTGGTGACCGTGCTCAAGCGAGCGTAA
- a CDS encoding SDR family oxidoreductase, translating into MTPSDILLTGQVAIVTGGANGIGEGIALALARFGADVVIGDLDQAKGEAVAQAIRTLGRRALLVPTDCTDTEQVQRLVDLAVEHFQRVDILVNNVGGTRQVKFMDQGERSWRKHIDLNLVSMLAATQAAARVMIAGGRGGTLINIASSEGLRAAPGYSVYAACKAGMISFTRTLALELSEHRIRVFALAPDMLLTPGLQPFYDAATPAQAAARDRYIPLGRLGSVEEIGGVAVFLASPMASYLTGITLSVDGGTIASSGWSRAEDNSWALFH; encoded by the coding sequence ATGACTCCATCCGACATTCTGCTGACCGGCCAGGTGGCCATCGTCACCGGTGGCGCCAACGGTATCGGCGAGGGCATCGCTCTGGCCCTGGCGCGCTTTGGCGCCGACGTGGTGATCGGCGACCTTGACCAGGCCAAGGGCGAAGCGGTGGCGCAGGCCATCCGTACGCTGGGTCGGCGCGCCTTGCTGGTGCCCACCGACTGTACCGACACCGAACAGGTCCAGCGCCTGGTAGACCTGGCCGTGGAGCACTTCCAACGGGTCGACATCCTGGTCAACAACGTGGGCGGGACCCGGCAAGTGAAATTCATGGACCAAGGCGAGCGTAGCTGGCGCAAGCACATCGACCTCAATCTGGTCAGCATGCTGGCCGCGACCCAGGCGGCCGCACGAGTGATGATCGCCGGCGGCCGCGGCGGCACCCTCATCAATATCGCCAGCAGCGAGGGCCTGCGTGCGGCGCCGGGCTATTCGGTATACGCCGCCTGCAAGGCCGGGATGATCAGCTTCACCCGCACCTTGGCACTGGAGCTCAGCGAGCACCGCATCCGCGTATTCGCCCTGGCACCGGACATGTTGCTGACGCCCGGCCTGCAGCCTTTTTACGACGCCGCCACGCCCGCCCAGGCCGCCGCCCGGGACCGCTACATTCCCCTGGGGCGGCTGGGCAGCGTCGAAGAGATCGGCGGCGTGGCGGTGTTTCTTGCCTCGCCCATGGCCAGCTACCTGACCGGCATCACCCTTTCGGTGGACGGTGGCACCATTGCCTCCAGCGGCTGGTCGCGGGCCGAAGACAACAGCTGGGCGCTGTTCCACTGA
- a CDS encoding MaoC/PaaZ C-terminal domain-containing protein — protein MALDYTRIKHWPIPEQVHPFSTRDTLLYALGVGAATTNPVADEDLCFVFEQGLKALPTLPAILGDGPNWMADPATGIDINKVLHGEQFLTLHQPLPTSGTVVGRTRIEEIYDKGADKGAVIYLTRTLHEQSSGTLLATVGYTVFLRGNGGFGGSAQGAPVPHAVPTDRPADLSLDLITRPEQAVLYRLSGDANPLHIDPRLSRQAGFDRPILHGLCSYGIAGRAVLKLLCGNDPARLRRFDLRFATPVFPGETLRTEVWRQGPGRAAFRVKVVERDVVVLNNGLVEYTE, from the coding sequence ATGGCACTCGATTACACCCGAATAAAACACTGGCCGATCCCCGAACAGGTTCACCCTTTCAGCACCCGCGATACCCTGCTCTACGCGCTCGGCGTGGGCGCGGCCACCACCAACCCCGTGGCCGATGAAGACCTGTGCTTTGTGTTCGAACAAGGCCTCAAGGCCCTGCCGACGCTGCCCGCCATTCTTGGTGACGGGCCCAACTGGATGGCCGACCCGGCGACCGGCATCGATATCAACAAGGTGCTGCACGGCGAGCAGTTCCTGACCCTGCATCAACCGCTGCCTACCAGCGGCACGGTGGTCGGGCGCACGCGCATCGAGGAAATCTACGACAAGGGCGCCGATAAGGGCGCCGTCATCTACCTGACCCGTACCCTGCACGAGCAATCCAGCGGGACCTTGCTGGCCACGGTCGGCTACACCGTGTTCCTGCGCGGCAACGGTGGTTTTGGTGGCAGTGCACAAGGCGCGCCGGTGCCCCATGCCGTTCCGACCGACCGGCCGGCGGATCTGTCCCTTGATCTGATCACGCGCCCCGAGCAGGCGGTGCTCTATCGCCTCTCGGGGGATGCCAACCCCTTGCACATCGACCCACGCCTGTCGCGCCAGGCCGGCTTCGACCGGCCCATCCTGCATGGCTTGTGCAGCTACGGCATTGCCGGCCGCGCGGTGCTCAAACTGCTGTGCGGCAACGACCCTGCGCGGCTGCGGCGTTTCGACCTGCGGTTTGCGACGCCGGTGTTCCCCGGCGAAACCCTGCGCACCGAAGTCTGGCGCCAGGGCCCGGGGCGCGCGGCGTTCAGGGTCAAGGTGGTGGAGCGCGATGTGGTGGTGCTGAACAACGGTCTGGTGGAATACACCGAGTAA
- a CDS encoding alpha/beta hydrolase yields MHHLQSSVADEPARAWFDQALRVQPRSFFTEVQGCQVHYLAWNPEERHKPTLLLIHGYRAHARWWSFIAPFFTDSYRVVALDLSGMGDSGRREQYDSQAFVDDILGVVDAAELAPVTLIGHSFGGGRALQACAQAPERIHRAIVVDTYVFMSDEPRPNVPLPRTVAQPYASMEQALKRFRLTPEQPPGPTWLADYVAWHSLRRVNGGWDWKFDRNLPRLVSVPNGLLELAKVQVPVDFVVGEGSAVVSPEHAARMVAVLPKARGPVVVPQGFHHIMMSQPLALVATLRALLAVEQTLHENN; encoded by the coding sequence ATGCATCACCTTCAATCCTCTGTTGCCGACGAGCCTGCGCGCGCCTGGTTCGACCAAGCGTTGCGGGTTCAGCCGCGTTCGTTTTTCACCGAGGTGCAGGGCTGTCAGGTGCACTATCTGGCCTGGAACCCCGAAGAGCGACACAAGCCCACGCTGCTGTTGATCCACGGCTATCGCGCCCATGCGCGCTGGTGGAGTTTCATCGCGCCGTTTTTCACCGACAGCTACCGCGTGGTGGCACTGGACTTGTCCGGCATGGGCGACAGCGGCCGCCGCGAGCAGTACGATAGCCAGGCGTTCGTGGACGACATTCTGGGCGTCGTCGACGCGGCCGAACTGGCCCCGGTGACGCTCATCGGCCACAGCTTTGGTGGCGGCCGGGCCTTGCAAGCCTGCGCACAGGCGCCAGAGCGCATCCACCGGGCGATCGTGGTCGACACCTACGTGTTCATGAGTGACGAGCCGCGGCCCAATGTGCCGTTGCCACGCACGGTCGCCCAGCCCTATGCGTCCATGGAACAGGCCCTCAAACGCTTTCGCCTGACCCCGGAGCAGCCGCCCGGGCCCACCTGGCTGGCCGACTACGTCGCCTGGCACTCGCTGCGCCGGGTCAACGGCGGCTGGGACTGGAAGTTCGACCGCAACCTGCCGCGTTTAGTCTCGGTACCCAATGGCCTGCTGGAGCTGGCCAAGGTACAGGTGCCGGTGGATTTCGTGGTGGGCGAGGGCAGTGCGGTGGTCAGCCCCGAGCATGCGGCGCGCATGGTCGCAGTGCTGCCCAAGGCGCGGGGGCCGGTGGTGGTGCCGCAAGGCTTTCATCACATCATGATGTCCCAGCCGTTGGCCCTGGTCGCCACCCTGAGGGCTCTGTTGGCGGTAGAGCAAACCCTGCATGAAAATAACTGA
- a CDS encoding enoyl-CoA hydratase-related protein yields the protein MTEVLTERHAQTLLVRLDRPHKHNALTQAMYLTLAQVLRDAQQDDAVCAIVITGSQTCFTAGNDLRDFLQSPPDRLDAPAFLFMAAVMNLSKPLIAAVCGPAIGIGTTLLLHCDGVYITRDATLSVPFAKLGLTPEFGASLLLPRQVGDQMAAQLLLCGRTLNGTEAVEYRLANRVFDDGEHCLQHALQQAAQLAKLPQPGLRASKRLLRDAIPGLQAVFVNECEQFIERLMSAEARAAIQALVGPDKATR from the coding sequence ATGACCGAAGTCCTTACCGAGCGCCACGCACAGACCCTGCTGGTACGCCTCGACCGCCCGCACAAGCACAACGCCCTGACCCAGGCCATGTACCTGACACTGGCCCAGGTATTGCGCGACGCACAACAGGACGACGCCGTGTGCGCGATCGTCATCACCGGCAGCCAGACCTGCTTCACCGCTGGCAACGACCTGAGGGACTTTTTGCAATCGCCCCCTGATCGCCTCGATGCTCCGGCCTTTCTATTCATGGCCGCAGTCATGAATCTCAGCAAGCCGCTGATCGCCGCCGTGTGCGGTCCCGCCATCGGTATCGGCACCACGCTGCTGCTGCACTGCGACGGCGTGTACATCACCCGTGACGCCACCCTCAGCGTACCGTTCGCAAAGCTCGGCCTGACCCCCGAGTTTGGCGCCAGCCTGCTGCTGCCACGCCAGGTCGGCGACCAGATGGCCGCCCAATTGCTGCTGTGCGGGCGGACACTGAACGGTACCGAAGCGGTGGAATATCGCTTGGCCAACCGGGTTTTCGACGACGGCGAACACTGCCTGCAGCATGCGCTGCAGCAGGCCGCGCAGTTGGCTAAGCTGCCCCAGCCTGGCCTGCGTGCCAGCAAGCGCCTGCTGCGCGATGCCATCCCCGGGCTGCAGGCGGTGTTCGTCAATGAATGCGAGCAATTCATCGAGCGACTCATGAGTGCCGAGGCCAGGGCAGCGATACAGGCTTTGGTCGGCCCGGACAAGGCCACGCGATGA
- a CDS encoding TetR/AcrR family transcriptional regulator yields the protein MSDPTRSACTAPVDRAQQVRDTALSLFVQEGFGNVSLRQLGKQVGVQAGSLYQHVESKQALLYELIEEHLEGLVEVVIQRSAKAPRVLDKLQVFVRTHLEFQRHQQECAQLLGLELRSLHLDYKARIRPLLARYRDSLTPIIAAGITEGVFTVQDVDTATSVVLGMLRSIAFWFREGRHPPFDQVVNQVTQMVMGALGAGPRGG from the coding sequence ATGAGCGACCCGACCCGTAGCGCCTGCACCGCTCCCGTGGACCGGGCGCAGCAGGTGCGTGACACCGCGCTGTCGTTGTTCGTCCAGGAAGGCTTCGGCAATGTCAGCCTGCGCCAGCTCGGCAAGCAGGTGGGTGTGCAGGCCGGCTCGCTCTACCAGCATGTGGAAAGCAAACAGGCGCTGCTGTACGAGCTGATCGAGGAGCATCTGGAGGGCCTGGTCGAGGTGGTCATCCAGCGCAGCGCAAAGGCGCCGCGAGTGCTGGATAAGCTGCAGGTATTCGTGCGCACCCACCTGGAATTTCAGCGCCACCAGCAGGAATGCGCGCAGTTGCTCGGCCTGGAGTTGCGCAGCCTGCATCTGGACTACAAGGCGCGGATCCGGCCGCTGCTGGCCCGCTACCGGGACTCGCTCACGCCCATCATCGCCGCGGGTATCACCGAGGGCGTGTTCACCGTGCAGGATGTCGATACCGCCACCAGCGTCGTGCTGGGCATGTTGCGCAGCATTGCCTTCTGGTTTCGCGAAGGCCGCCACCCGCCGTTCGATCAGGTGGTGAATCAGGTTACGCAGATGGTCATGGGCGCGCTGGGCGCGGGCCCGCGCGGCGGATAG